The following coding sequences are from one Nonlabens arenilitoris window:
- a CDS encoding TlpA family protein disulfide reductase — protein MNSSIASIVVKDLDLNPVDLIQQHSGKAQLLLIYNNDCMGCTGRAIPLAYEFQLQFPDIEVAAIHSDFTNREGNKENIKAIFTSGEIPFPIYIDQHHQVYDQFKAEGTPQWLLITANGELYRSIFGSQDNAKNRLFYALESLVNE, from the coding sequence ATGAACTCTTCCATAGCATCTATAGTTGTTAAAGACCTTGATTTAAATCCTGTCGATTTAATCCAGCAGCACTCTGGTAAGGCACAACTATTACTTATTTATAATAATGACTGTATGGGCTGCACTGGTCGTGCCATACCACTCGCCTATGAATTTCAGTTACAATTTCCCGATATTGAAGTAGCCGCTATACATAGTGACTTTACAAATCGCGAAGGCAACAAAGAGAATATTAAAGCAATTTTCACCAGTGGTGAGATCCCATTTCCTATTTACATCGACCAGCATCATCAGGTATATGACCAGTTTAAAGCAGAAGGCACACCACAATGGCTCTTAATCACCGCAAATGGTGAGCTTTACCGCTCTATTTTCGGTTCTCAAGACAATGCCAAAAATCGTTTGTTTTATGCGCTAGAAAGTTTGGTAAATGAGTAG
- a CDS encoding DUF4494 domain-containing protein — MSATWYECKVKYRKFDEASGTQKIKTEPFLVDAISYTEAESRITQEMAAYLPDSEEIKITNIKVANFAEIHPFENTDRWFKSRVSLIAFDEESGKERKTNLYLLVQANDVKEAYDNTVSTMKDTMGEYTIPAITESPIMDVFPYFTGEDEDMERLKAFVALKDSVPANHAMDEDLEMADVLATADEEE; from the coding sequence ATGAGCGCAACCTGGTACGAATGTAAAGTGAAATATAGAAAATTTGATGAAGCGTCAGGCACACAAAAAATTAAAACAGAACCATTTCTAGTAGATGCTATTTCATATACCGAGGCAGAAAGCAGAATCACTCAAGAAATGGCTGCTTACTTGCCAGATAGTGAAGAAATTAAAATCACTAATATAAAGGTGGCAAACTTTGCCGAAATACATCCGTTTGAGAATACAGATCGATGGTTTAAATCCCGAGTATCTTTAATCGCATTTGATGAAGAAAGCGGTAAAGAACGCAAGACTAATCTGTATCTACTAGTACAGGCTAATGATGTAAAAGAAGCTTATGATAACACAGTAAGTACCATGAAGGATACCATGGGAGAATATACTATACCTGCTATAACAGAGTCTCCTATTATGGATGTATTTCCATACTTTACAGGTGAAGATGAAGATATGGAACGCTTAAAAGCATTTGTTGCTCTTAAAGACTCTGTACCAGCAAACCACGCCATGGATGAAGATCTAGAAATGGCAGATGTTCTCGCTACAGCAGACGAAGAGGAATAA
- a CDS encoding mechanosensitive ion channel family protein codes for MTMKHFIYDYLVETGMSAVYAKYLNMIILLIALLVIAFLVDYIIKKIFIKLFTQFTVKTKTNFDNFLVSNRVPQNIAHIIPLIFGLEFIPIVFQDFPYFENMVEKGFKVFAIILTLWIVRSLLNALKDYFKTLPRLRDKPIDSYIQVFMIFAWVLGILSAFAIITSIEFIKFFTTLGAASAIIILVFRDTILGFVASIQVSINDMVRIGDWITFEKYGADGDVIEINLSTVKVQNFDKTITTIPTYALISDSFKNWRGMERSEGRRIKRALNIKLDSVSYLTKEEVDTLKNISLISSYLETRQSDIDSYNSEQNINKDILLNGRNLTNIGVFRKYLETYIENHSGVNKDMMIMVRQLAPTAHGIPLEIYAFSSDKRWKNYEYIMADIFDHTIAAVPYFNLEIFEYPSNSSFKDFKA; via the coding sequence ATGACTATGAAACACTTTATATATGATTATCTAGTTGAGACAGGTATGTCTGCTGTTTATGCTAAGTATTTGAATATGATCATTCTACTTATAGCATTACTAGTCATTGCATTTTTAGTGGATTACATCATTAAAAAGATTTTCATAAAACTGTTTACACAATTTACTGTAAAGACTAAGACTAATTTTGACAATTTTTTAGTTTCCAATCGAGTACCTCAAAACATTGCGCATATCATACCGCTTATTTTTGGATTAGAATTCATTCCTATTGTTTTTCAAGATTTTCCTTATTTTGAAAATATGGTAGAAAAAGGCTTTAAGGTTTTTGCTATCATATTGACATTGTGGATTGTACGCAGTTTATTAAATGCGCTTAAGGATTATTTTAAAACCTTACCACGCTTAAGAGATAAGCCCATAGATAGCTATATACAAGTGTTTATGATCTTTGCTTGGGTGCTGGGAATATTATCTGCATTTGCTATCATAACCAGTATTGAATTTATAAAATTCTTTACAACATTAGGTGCAGCATCGGCTATTATAATTTTAGTCTTTAGAGACACTATATTAGGTTTTGTGGCCAGTATACAGGTATCCATTAATGATATGGTACGTATAGGTGACTGGATCACCTTTGAAAAATATGGAGCAGATGGTGATGTAATAGAGATAAATCTATCCACAGTAAAGGTTCAGAACTTTGATAAAACCATAACGACCATACCTACTTATGCCTTAATATCAGACTCATTTAAGAACTGGCGTGGTATGGAAAGATCAGAAGGACGACGTATTAAAAGAGCTTTAAACATTAAATTAGATAGTGTTAGCTACTTGACTAAAGAAGAAGTTGATACATTAAAAAACATTAGCCTTATATCTAGCTATTTAGAGACACGACAATCAGACATAGACAGCTACAATAGTGAACAAAATATCAACAAAGACATCTTGTTAAATGGTCGCAACCTGACTAATATAGGTGTGTTTAGAAAATATCTCGAAACATATATAGAAAACCACAGCGGTGTCAATAAAGATATGATGATTATGGTGCGACAGCTCGCTCCTACTGCACATGGAATTCCTCTAGAAATCTATGCCTTCAGTAGTGATAAAAGATGGAAAAATTATGAGTACATCATGGCAGATATCTTTGATCACACGATTGCCGCCGTACCTTACTTCAACCTTGAGATTTTTGAATATCCTAGTAATTCTAGTTTTAAAGACTTTAAGGCATAA
- a CDS encoding Crp/Fnr family transcriptional regulator, translating into MNQIKAYLEQIATISNEDWEFFMSKLQRRFVAKKEVFLKINEIENHISFIESGVVRLYIPKEDTEKEITFGFSFKNQFISAYDSFLTQSPSAYQLQALTDTTILSITYADLQDVYQTTQIGNLIGRLTAERLFLIKSKREQNLLNLTAEERYMKLFKERPELLKDIPLKYISSYIGVTAQALSRIRKRI; encoded by the coding sequence GTGAACCAGATCAAAGCATATCTCGAGCAAATCGCAACCATATCAAATGAAGATTGGGAGTTTTTTATGTCAAAATTGCAGCGCCGTTTTGTGGCTAAAAAAGAAGTCTTTCTTAAAATCAATGAGATAGAAAATCACATCTCGTTTATAGAGTCTGGCGTAGTACGTTTATATATACCTAAAGAAGATACAGAAAAAGAAATCACCTTTGGTTTTAGTTTTAAAAATCAATTTATAAGTGCTTATGATTCTTTCCTCACACAATCACCGTCTGCATATCAATTACAAGCCTTAACTGACACCACAATTTTAAGCATTACCTATGCAGATTTACAAGACGTTTATCAAACCACCCAAATAGGTAATCTTATAGGTCGTTTAACTGCTGAGCGACTGTTTTTAATTAAATCAAAGAGAGAACAAAACTTACTGAATCTAACTGCAGAGGAACGTTATATGAAACTATTTAAAGAGCGCCCAGAGCTTTTAAAAGACATTCCATTGAAATACATCAGTTCCTACATAGGTGTTACTGCTCAAGCCTTAAGCAGGATTAGAAAGCGTATTTAA
- a CDS encoding acyl-CoA desaturase: MTIIIFVLVLWYGGLFFQSFFLHRYAAHQVFTMSKTVERITFILTWIFQGASYLSAYGYGIMHRMHHAYTDTEKDPHSPSHDANLFAMMWKTKTIYQDINKQRIEIDQRFTKDVPQWKSFDQFASSRFSRLLWITGYVLFFALFATAWWQWLLLPLTFLMAPVHGVIINWFGHIYGYVNFKMKNTSKNLFRFDFLMMGEGYHNNHHKHASRANFGVKWYEIDMTYLVIKFLNAVGVIKLKRAV; encoded by the coding sequence ATGACAATTATAATTTTTGTTTTAGTGCTGTGGTATGGCGGTTTGTTTTTTCAATCGTTTTTCCTGCATCGATATGCTGCTCATCAAGTATTTACGATGTCTAAGACAGTGGAGCGCATTACTTTTATCCTTACTTGGATATTTCAAGGAGCTAGTTATTTAAGTGCATATGGCTATGGTATCATGCACCGCATGCACCATGCCTATACAGACACTGAGAAGGATCCACATTCTCCATCACACGACGCAAATTTATTTGCTATGATGTGGAAGACTAAAACCATATATCAAGATATCAATAAACAACGTATTGAGATAGATCAACGTTTTACTAAAGACGTGCCACAATGGAAAAGCTTTGATCAATTTGCTAGTTCTAGATTCTCTAGACTATTATGGATTACAGGTTATGTATTATTCTTTGCCCTATTTGCAACAGCATGGTGGCAATGGTTATTATTACCGCTTACTTTTTTAATGGCTCCAGTACATGGTGTGATTATAAATTGGTTTGGTCACATATATGGCTATGTTAATTTTAAAATGAAGAATACAAGTAAAAACTTATTCCGATTTGATTTTTTAATGATGGGAGAAGGTTATCATAATAATCATCATAAACACGCCAGCAGAGCGAACTTTGGTGTGAAATGGTATGAGATAGATATGACCTATCTAGTGATTAAATTTCTTAACGCAGTAGGTGTAATTAAATTAAAAAGAGCTGTGTAA